In Thermococcus sp. MV5, the following are encoded in one genomic region:
- a CDS encoding aminotransferase class V-fold PLP-dependent enzyme, with amino-acid sequence MKIPDDIRKDIPLTQEVIYFDNTATSLTPKPVVEAMEEYYLKYRANVHRGVHRLSQKATHEYEKSREVVAKFIGAKFEEIIFTKNTSESLNLTALGLEGIFKKGDKIVTTPYEHHSDLLPWQRLAKKFDLKLEIIEGDNEGNLDLTDAEKKINGAKLVAIQHVSNALGAIHEVEELGKMAKEQGAIFVVDAAQSIGHMEVNVSKLHADFLAFSGHKGPMGPTGIGVLYIREEFFDVFEPPLIGGGTIEDVDLHNYKLTAPPERYEAGTPNIGGAIGLAAGIKYIEKIGLDKIEKQEHKLVKRTTEGLTELEVPWYGPRNLKKHAGVVSFNVPPLHPHDVAAILDEHNIMVRSGHHCALPVMKKLGINGTVRASFHVYNSLEEVEVFLGVMEELVRSLR; translated from the coding sequence ATGAAAATACCGGACGATATTAGAAAAGACATTCCTTTAACTCAGGAGGTCATATATTTTGACAATACTGCCACCTCTCTAACTCCAAAACCTGTAGTTGAGGCTATGGAGGAGTATTATCTAAAGTATAGAGCCAACGTTCATCGCGGTGTTCACAGACTCTCACAAAAGGCAACCCATGAGTATGAGAAATCAAGAGAAGTTGTAGCTAAATTCATTGGAGCGAAATTTGAAGAAATAATCTTCACAAAAAACACCAGTGAGAGCCTTAATCTAACAGCTCTGGGACTCGAAGGAATATTCAAAAAGGGCGATAAAATCGTGACCACCCCCTACGAGCATCACTCTGATTTACTCCCATGGCAACGCCTAGCTAAGAAGTTTGATTTAAAATTGGAAATAATTGAAGGAGATAATGAAGGAAACCTAGATCTCACAGATGCAGAAAAGAAAATTAACGGTGCAAAACTTGTGGCAATCCAACATGTTTCCAATGCCTTGGGTGCGATCCATGAAGTAGAAGAACTTGGAAAAATGGCCAAAGAGCAAGGAGCCATATTTGTTGTAGATGCCGCTCAAAGTATTGGGCACATGGAAGTTAATGTAAGTAAACTTCATGCAGACTTCTTAGCCTTCTCAGGACACAAAGGACCCATGGGACCTACTGGTATAGGTGTACTTTACATTAGGGAGGAGTTCTTTGACGTCTTCGAGCCTCCTCTCATTGGTGGAGGGACCATTGAAGATGTTGATCTGCACAACTATAAACTCACAGCTCCCCCAGAACGATATGAAGCTGGCACTCCCAATATAGGAGGGGCAATAGGACTTGCAGCCGGAATAAAATATATAGAAAAGATCGGCTTAGATAAAATCGAAAAACAAGAACACAAGCTGGTAAAAAGAACAACTGAGGGTTTAACAGAGCTTGAAGTTCCATGGTATGGTCCAAGAAACCTAAAGAAACATGCAGGAGTTGTAAGCTTCAATGTTCCACCTTTGCATCCCCACGACGTAGCAGCGATTTTAGATGAGCACAACATAATGGTTCGCTCTGGACACCATTGTGCCTTGCCAGTAATGAAAAAGCTCGGAATAAATGGAACTGTTAGAGCATCATTCCATGTATACAATAGTCTTGAAGAAGTGGAAGTGTTCCTTGGAGTTATGGAAGAGCTTGTCAGGAGTCTACGTTAA
- a CDS encoding thiamine-phosphate synthase family protein, producing the protein METVKTPCEFWAEEVMPNIRAKVAGILYSKGFTQARIAEHLGITQAMVSKYLAGKYKELGGELAKEIEAMSEEIAALIIYGARKEDVIRFLNRAFFKMFRSGILCKGYLEYIGSDDESLCEDIFSEEPSRTQVLEELNLALNGLLQDIKFLKLIPEIRSNFAYSVSNPKEKNDVAAIPGRITVVKDKLYALPPEFGASEHMAKVLIAISEMFPEVRAVLNIKYDEHIYDALKNAEFAIGFVEKEEREEDETIQLIAQEFKKRGKLDAVVDKGGFGIEPCVYVFGEDPIEVVEKVKRLESFL; encoded by the coding sequence GTGGAAACTGTGAAGACTCCATGTGAGTTCTGGGCCGAGGAGGTTATGCCAAATATAAGAGCCAAAGTAGCTGGCATCTTGTATTCTAAAGGATTTACTCAGGCCAGAATAGCTGAGCATCTGGGTATAACTCAAGCAATGGTGAGTAAATACTTGGCTGGAAAATATAAAGAGCTTGGTGGAGAACTCGCTAAAGAAATAGAGGCAATGTCTGAAGAAATTGCTGCCCTGATCATTTATGGTGCACGAAAAGAAGACGTGATACGATTTTTAAATCGAGCTTTTTTCAAGATGTTTAGGAGTGGGATTCTCTGTAAAGGGTATTTGGAATATATTGGGAGTGATGACGAGTCTCTGTGTGAGGATATATTTAGTGAAGAACCTTCTAGAACTCAGGTTTTGGAAGAACTTAATTTGGCCCTTAATGGACTTTTGCAGGATATAAAGTTCTTAAAACTAATACCTGAAATCAGAAGTAACTTTGCTTATTCTGTCTCAAATCCGAAGGAGAAGAATGATGTTGCTGCAATTCCAGGAAGAATAACTGTTGTGAAGGATAAGCTGTATGCCCTGCCTCCCGAATTTGGGGCAAGTGAGCATATGGCGAAGGTTTTAATTGCTATTTCAGAGATGTTTCCTGAAGTGAGGGCTGTGCTTAATATAAAATATGATGAACACATTTATGACGCTCTTAAGAATGCAGAGTTTGCAATAGGGTTTGTAGAAAAAGAAGAGCGTGAGGAAGACGAGACCATTCAACTAATAGCTCAGGAATTTAAGAAAAGAGGCAAGTTAGATGCTGTTGTGGACAAAGGAGGTTTTGGAATAGAGCCCTGTGTTTATGTCTTTGGAGAGGATCCTATAGAGGTCGTGGAAAAGGTCAAAAGACTGGAGAGCTTTTTATGA
- a CDS encoding MBL fold metallo-hydrolase: protein MRIILLGSGSYSGTPKLFCSCENCTRARRFPEYKRTRFSMYISKINALIDPSPDLHYHLEHLNEKIERIFITHPHFDHIAGLPELQILRRVSFYSHEKTLKMAKLLQETFLGDREWKYIHLEFNRWYDFGKFRIKHFPTPHQPGEVSGGFIIEIGEKRIGITGDTGPEILKDKEILNELHRVDLLVAEMTHKHSIPKTHLGVEDTINLAQKIDAEKTIFAHISHSNYTHEELEEKVKDIGIVGRDFMILRI, encoded by the coding sequence ATGAGGATCATTCTCCTCGGATCTGGTTCTTATAGTGGCACTCCCAAACTCTTTTGCAGTTGTGAAAATTGCACCAGGGCGAGGAGATTTCCTGAGTATAAACGAACAAGATTTTCTATGTATATCTCCAAAATAAATGCTCTTATAGACCCTTCTCCAGATCTGCACTACCACCTGGAACACTTGAATGAAAAAATCGAGAGGATCTTCATAACTCACCCCCATTTTGATCATATAGCTGGTCTCCCAGAACTACAGATTCTTAGGAGAGTAAGCTTTTATTCTCACGAAAAAACTCTTAAGATGGCAAAACTCTTGCAAGAAACGTTTTTAGGCGACAGAGAGTGGAAATACATCCACCTCGAATTCAACAGATGGTATGACTTTGGAAAATTTAGAATAAAACACTTTCCTACCCCTCATCAACCTGGAGAAGTCTCCGGCGGATTTATCATTGAGATCGGAGAAAAGAGGATCGGTATAACTGGGGACACTGGACCGGAGATTTTAAAGGATAAGGAAATTTTAAACGAGCTTCATAGAGTTGATCTGCTTGTCGCTGAGATGACACATAAGCACTCAATACCAAAAACTCATTTAGGAGTTGAAGACACCATTAATCTGGCCCAAAAAATAGATGCAGAAAAAACAATATTTGCTCACATAAGTCACTCAAACTACACCCATGAGGAACTTGAAGAAAAAGTAAAAGATATCGGGATTGTAGGAAGAGATTTCATGATTCTAAGGATTTAG
- a CDS encoding D-glucuronyl C5-epimerase family protein: MKEVKIITFIAIIMLSLGCITVEDNISHSPPNEKVEVYIQVEEKSAIFEFSSFQVEIGNKTISELNKPVFVGYVQKKGNETEIIFVANVKATDWYGKKITSKKLIALKLPAGERALVTLELYYEDETLMIKVNPYKSGIIGKTIPEEIFMSPEEALVERIQEIYGKIPPKIFDEMQRNREIREKFLEEYTNTGNITYLRSYRDSFYVIRVFGEMAKWKEFSDLDVKAFNVTLKANNEYYSLHPSPQRDFSVVIFSKDTPYYSPIRIEGSLNISLPFLYYKGRGLSYYPVSALHWAEIYFQRGIYEKALRILNDLHGFVYYGEYNGEEYALFLNYFHFENSSIPWVSGYAQGMGAGLYAKAYQLTGKKEYLKTAKLLLNSFDLPLDMNGVVANTKYGAWYLEYNYNSNELVLNGHIIALQGLYYYWEVTKEEKAWKLFQEGVESTKKGLQLFDTGSWSKYSNIHGDASEFYHRLHIRLLKWLYNVTNDEYFLHYAEKWNNYLIYRGLPPEELK; this comes from the coding sequence ATGAAAGAAGTTAAAATAATAACTTTTATTGCCATAATAATGCTTTCACTCGGTTGTATAACAGTAGAAGATAATATTTCCCATTCCCCTCCCAATGAGAAGGTGGAAGTTTATATCCAAGTAGAAGAGAAGAGTGCAATTTTTGAATTCTCCAGTTTCCAAGTAGAGATAGGAAACAAAACTATAAGCGAGTTAAATAAGCCAGTTTTTGTAGGATACGTTCAGAAAAAAGGTAATGAAACCGAGATAATTTTTGTAGCGAACGTTAAAGCAACTGACTGGTATGGCAAAAAAATCACTTCTAAAAAGTTAATAGCTCTTAAGCTACCCGCTGGAGAGAGAGCACTTGTTACATTAGAACTCTACTATGAAGATGAGACACTTATGATTAAAGTCAACCCATACAAATCTGGAATAATTGGTAAAACTATACCAGAAGAAATTTTTATGTCTCCCGAAGAAGCGCTGGTGGAAAGAATCCAAGAAATCTATGGAAAAATTCCACCTAAGATTTTTGATGAGATGCAGAGAAACAGAGAAATACGAGAAAAGTTTCTGGAAGAGTATACAAATACAGGCAACATAACTTATCTCCGGTCATATAGGGACTCCTTCTATGTAATAAGAGTGTTTGGTGAGATGGCAAAATGGAAAGAATTCAGTGACCTTGATGTGAAAGCATTTAATGTAACTTTAAAGGCTAACAACGAGTATTACTCTCTACATCCTTCTCCTCAAAGGGATTTCTCTGTGGTAATATTCTCCAAGGATACTCCCTACTATTCCCCCATAAGAATCGAGGGTTCCCTAAACATATCCCTACCCTTCCTATATTATAAGGGAAGAGGCTTAAGCTACTATCCAGTAAGTGCCCTTCACTGGGCTGAGATATATTTTCAAAGAGGGATTTATGAAAAGGCATTAAGAATCCTAAACGACCTACACGGGTTTGTATACTATGGAGAATACAACGGAGAAGAATACGCTCTTTTCCTTAATTATTTTCATTTTGAGAATTCTTCCATCCCATGGGTTTCAGGCTACGCTCAAGGAATGGGAGCAGGCCTCTACGCAAAAGCATACCAACTCACAGGCAAAAAAGAATACCTAAAAACCGCAAAACTCCTCCTAAACTCATTTGACCTACCTTTAGACATGAACGGGGTTGTAGCAAACACAAAGTACGGAGCGTGGTACCTTGAGTATAATTACAACTCAAACGAGCTCGTATTAAATGGACATATAATAGCACTTCAAGGCCTTTATTATTACTGGGAGGTTACTAAAGAGGAGAAAGCATGGAAACTCTTTCAAGAGGGCGTTGAAAGTACCAAGAAAGGACTTCAACTTTTTGACACAGGGTCTTGGAGCAAGTATTCAAACATCCATGGAGATGCAAGCGAGTTTTACCATCGGCTACATATAAGACTCTTGAAGTGGCTCTACAATGTAACCAACGACGAATACTTCCTCCACTATGCTGAAAAGTGGAATAATTATTTAATTTATAGAGGTTTGCCACCAGAAGAGCTTAAATGA
- a CDS encoding VanZ family protein codes for MRQKFAYLYLLVLSYANLSPKVPSSGIAGGDKIIHFLEFFILGILSTNKAFLVFPVIFEFLQLFVPGRGFSFLDMSANLIGFTTGYLVWRWWNESSDRGT; via the coding sequence ATGAGACAAAAATTTGCTTATCTCTATCTTCTCGTTTTGAGTTATGCAAATCTTTCTCCTAAAGTGCCTTCCTCAGGAATAGCAGGAGGAGACAAAATAATTCACTTTTTGGAGTTCTTTATATTGGGCATCTTAAGTACAAACAAAGCTTTTCTTGTCTTTCCAGTAATATTTGAGTTCCTACAACTTTTTGTACCGGGAAGAGGTTTTTCCTTTCTAGATATGAGCGCAAATCTAATAGGATTCACCACCGGATACCTTGTTTGGAGGTGGTGGAATGAAAGCAGTGATAGAGGAACTTAA
- a CDS encoding MFS transporter yields MKKALYVILIAGFFAILGSTMSKSPTLPLYAQSLGLSKGEIGIIAAASTITGIFVNFASGLLSDIYGRKRLLKISGFVFFSAPLLYFLADDAVTLALVRAYYGIATAIFVPVSLALISDIYPERKGTFMGILSSATLVGRAIAPLLAGTLIYLAGFWIVFISCSIFGLITFSLTFGLPKAEGRMRKFEFSFSSALLFLGLLDAAVYMAYQSIETFLPLFYFLEDKAWLSGLILTIEISIMAIVKPYAGYLSDKIGRIKPIIVGMGMVSVAMLIFAFSGSLPLIIGGAILFSLGASVSEASTKPLATEISKLRGTALGFLESIKDIGQALGPIIVGFLGFKVGFAFVGIFGIAALVVFITAFKGMKWG; encoded by the coding sequence ATGAAGAAGGCACTTTATGTAATCTTAATTGCAGGATTTTTTGCCATACTTGGCTCAACCATGAGTAAATCCCCTACGTTACCTCTGTATGCTCAGAGTTTGGGGTTGAGTAAAGGGGAAATTGGAATTATTGCAGCTGCATCTACAATAACGGGTATTTTTGTAAACTTTGCTTCTGGTCTTCTAAGTGACATCTATGGAAGAAAAAGATTGCTTAAAATAAGTGGTTTTGTCTTCTTCTCAGCCCCGCTTTTGTATTTTCTTGCAGATGATGCTGTAACCCTAGCTCTGGTAAGAGCATACTATGGGATAGCAACTGCAATTTTTGTCCCGGTTTCTCTTGCATTAATAAGTGATATCTATCCTGAGAGGAAAGGCACTTTTATGGGGATTTTGAGCTCTGCGACGCTAGTGGGAAGAGCTATAGCCCCTCTACTAGCGGGAACTTTGATATACCTTGCTGGCTTTTGGATTGTCTTTATTTCATGCTCCATTTTTGGTCTCATAACATTCTCACTGACCTTTGGACTTCCTAAAGCTGAAGGAAGAATGAGAAAGTTTGAGTTTTCATTCAGCTCTGCTCTGCTATTTCTAGGTTTACTGGATGCAGCAGTCTACATGGCTTACCAAAGTATTGAAACCTTTTTGCCACTATTTTACTTCTTGGAAGACAAAGCTTGGCTCTCTGGATTGATTCTTACAATTGAAATCTCTATAATGGCCATTGTGAAACCTTATGCAGGATATTTGAGTGACAAAATTGGGAGAATAAAACCAATAATTGTAGGAATGGGAATGGTGAGCGTTGCAATGTTGATATTTGCTTTTTCAGGCTCTTTACCATTAATAATTGGGGGGGCTATTTTATTCTCTCTTGGAGCTTCGGTGAGTGAAGCCTCTACAAAACCCTTAGCAACTGAGATTTCAAAACTTAGAGGCACAGCCTTAGGTTTTTTGGAGAGTATAAAGGATATAGGGCAGGCATTGGGCCCTATAATAGTAGGATTTCTTGGTTTTAAAGTGGGGTTTGCTTTTGTTGGTATTTTTGGAATAGCGGCATTAGTGGTATTTATAACAGCTTTCAAGGGCATGAAGTGGGGATGA
- a CDS encoding M48 family metallopeptidase has translation MPEINLNGKRIQYEVNVRRVRYVRIYVTPEGKLWIVSPTKKVEQFLKEKENWILSKLQKIEEAKQLSGFPYLGKLYQIRMGEKFEIFDEIISLPKGKNLESMLRKELKSLIVPIIHEKAEYMKVRPKKIFIRKQKTRWGSCSPKGNLNFNLAMLALPMELIDYLVTHEVAHLIEMNHSKRFWKLVSQFHPDWRRKRKELKNWWIIIHNNPIWKQILEGER, from the coding sequence ATGCCAGAAATAAATCTTAATGGAAAGAGAATACAATATGAAGTTAACGTGAGAAGGGTACGATACGTGAGAATTTACGTGACTCCAGAAGGAAAACTTTGGATAGTGTCTCCTACGAAAAAAGTTGAACAATTTTTAAAAGAAAAAGAAAACTGGATTCTCTCGAAACTTCAAAAGATTGAAGAGGCAAAACAACTTTCAGGTTTTCCTTATCTTGGAAAATTGTATCAAATTAGAATGGGAGAAAAATTCGAGATTTTTGATGAGATCATCAGCCTCCCCAAAGGGAAAAACCTCGAGAGCATGTTGAGAAAAGAGCTTAAGAGCCTAATAGTCCCAATAATTCATGAAAAAGCAGAATATATGAAAGTCAGGCCAAAAAAGATATTCATCCGTAAACAAAAGACAAGATGGGGGAGCTGCTCCCCAAAAGGGAATCTGAACTTTAATCTAGCCATGCTCGCTTTACCCATGGAACTTATAGATTACCTTGTAACTCATGAAGTCGCTCATTTGATAGAGATGAACCACTCAAAGAGATTTTGGAAGTTAGTTAGCCAGTTCCATCCAGATTGGAGAAGAAAAAGAAAAGAACTTAAGAATTGGTGGATAATAATTCATAACAATCCAATCTGGAAACAAATTCTGGAGGGAGAAAGATGA
- a CDS encoding secondary thiamine-phosphate synthase enzyme YjbQ encodes MKAVIEELKFSTNGEIDLIDLTYNIEEIVERSGIKNGQVLVFVPGATGAIVTIEHERGLLEDFKKLLRELVPRGAGYRHDLIDNNAHSHLRATLLGPSLVLPVVEGRVIRGTWQQIFFVELDVRPRRRKVVVQVIGS; translated from the coding sequence ATGAAAGCAGTGATAGAGGAACTTAAATTCTCGACCAATGGTGAAATTGACCTTATTGATCTAACCTACAACATTGAGGAAATTGTTGAAAGAAGTGGAATTAAAAACGGCCAAGTTTTAGTGTTTGTTCCAGGAGCAACTGGAGCAATTGTGACAATAGAACATGAAAGAGGTCTTCTTGAAGATTTTAAGAAACTCTTAAGGGAGTTAGTTCCAAGAGGGGCCGGTTATAGGCATGATCTCATAGACAACAATGCCCATTCACATCTCCGAGCCACTTTATTGGGTCCGTCCTTAGTGTTGCCTGTTGTTGAGGGGAGGGTAATTAGGGGGACATGGCAACAGATATTTTTTGTCGAACTTGATGTGAGACCAAGAAGGAGAAAAGTAGTAGTACAGGTTATAGGTAGCTAA